From Triticum urartu cultivar G1812 chromosome 2, Tu2.1, whole genome shotgun sequence, a single genomic window includes:
- the LOC125537038 gene encoding splicing factor 3B subunit 3 isoform X1 encodes MESSASGDGSSATTAAVAAAAAVASSSSGPSTSASAFSAGVSGGASATHYLAKRVLHGSAVQHVARGHFRSEHLWEIVLCKGTSLELVVVGEDGVLQSICEQSTFGIVKDVGVLDWRFKHFGIWPEIEGKEILVLLSDSGKLSLLYFCCQMHRFIPIGNIELSKPGNMRDQLGRILAIDHDSAWVAISAYEDAFAVVRVGRTQHVYGPNKEIVEKAKIVHAVYKTSDIRGTVWSMCFMRTRCSMDEYYPVVAMIINRKGSDANDLSMYALAANDGGIQYLSGYSEPGPLALEIAEIPQLDGFGLLFRAGDILIVDLRDPKDICCTIRISMTGSLVGEQISVEDSCRGLDVDDDVAACALLELRDSGNNIMMDDSYMAIDGADNPGSMKSRVICSWSWEPDAVRGQPRLIFCLDDGEFHILEFNWDTEGLKVLPERVHRGLPCKPLLWMDRGMIAGFVEMGDGMILHLEHGRLVHRSTVQNVGPILDLAIADYHGEKQDQLFSCCGMCPEGSLRVIRNGVNVEKLLRTEPIYQGVTGLWTLRMKKTDTYHSFLVLAFVEETRILSVGLSFKDISDAVGFQTEVCTLACGLIADGLLVQIHSKGVKLCLPTSYAHPEGATLTSPVCVDWYPDVTISVGAVGHDVVAVATSNPCCLYILRVRPLSSLQYELYETQHVQLQYEVSCISIPEEDLRLRTSSSAFGGDFRKRKGNNSAAEVDVRMFAVIGTHKPSVEVISLEPDEAFRLLSIGSISVNNALGAPVSGCIPENVRFVASERFYILAGLRNGMLLRFESGTSKDQYLPGSFYKESFAPSLNALLQLVAIRHIGITPVGLVPLHDSANSDIIVLSDRSWLLYASRHSLAYSSISFLPASHVTPVSSVDCPSGLLFVAENCLHLVEMVHGKRLNAQKFSVGGTPRKVLYHSDSRTLLVMRTGLTGASCSSDIVQIDPNNGILLSRFKCELGETAKCIQIAKIGSEQVLIVGTSKSTDRPMMPNGEAESSIKGRLIVLSLDTLGSPHECSSFIPTSNLSSSSHTGSFPEIVGYANEDFSSNSMCSSPDDICYNQIQFEQIAGHLRSLTHVTFTGAVLAVYPYLDRYVLAAAGNTLSVFGFVNENPHRMKKYAVSRTRFTITCLKTYASQIAAGDCRDGVLFYSYHENLRKLELVYADPAQRLVGDVVLLDCETAVVSDRRGSISVLSCPGLEVSESPEKNLAVQCSFFMGEIAMSIQKAAFKYRLPIGDETDPVLESAYNCVVASTLLGSVFVMIPLTSEEHQLLQDVQERLSLHPLTAPILGNDHAEFRRRGIPSGVPSILDGDMLVQFLELTSEQQQTVLDDGSSVKAPHRSISVFQVMRMLERVHYALN; translated from the exons ATGGAGTCCTCCGCCTCCGGCGACGGCTCCTCTGCCACGACGGCTGCTGTTGCTGCGGCAGCAGCGGTGGCGTCGTCCTCATCGGGCCCCTCCACCTCTGCCTCCGCCTTCTCCGCCGGTGTCTCGGGTGGGGCAAGCGCCACCCACTACCTCGCCAAACGCGTGCTCCATGGCAGCGCCGTGCAGCACGTCGCCCGGGGCCACTTCCGCTCGGAGCACCTTTGGGAGATCGTCCTCTGCAAG GGAACTTCACTTGAATTAGTTGTGGTTGGTGAGGATGGTGTTTTACAGTCAATCTGCGAGCAAAGTACATTTGGGATTGTAAAAGATGTTGGTGTCTTGGATTGGCGCTTTAAACACTTCGGTATCTGGCCTGAG ATTGAAGGGAAAGAAATTCTGGTTCTACTCTCTGATTCTGGAAAGCTTTCTCTTCTTTACTTCTGTTGTCAGATGCATAG GTTTATTCCAATTGGAAATATCGAGTTATCTAAACCAGGGAATATGAGGGATCAACTGGGAAGAATTTTGGCTATAGACCACGA CTCTGCTTGGGTTGCTATTAGTGCGTACGAGGATGCATTTGCTGTTGTGCGTGTTGGAAGGACTCAGCATGTTTATGGTCCAAATAAAG AAATTGTAGAGAAGGCAAAAATCGTGCATGCTGTATATAAGACCAGTGATATCCGCGGTACGGTTTGGAGCATGTGCTTCATGAGGACTCGCTGCTCGATGGATGAATATTACCCAGTTGTGGCAATGATaattaacag GAAGGGCTCTGATGCAAATGACTTGTCAATGTATGCACTAGCTGCCAACGATGGTGGTATCCAGTACCTATCTGGTTACTCAGAACCCGGACCTTTGGCGCTTGAGATCGCTGAAATTCCTCAGCTGGATGGCTTTGGACTTCTATTTCGTGCTGGTGATATTCTAATTGTGGATCTTAGGGACCCAAAGGACATCTGCTGTACCATTAGAATAAGCATGACAGGCAGTCTGGTTGGAGAACAAATCAGTGTTGAAGATTCATGTCGAGGATTAGATGTTGATGACGATGTTGCTGCTTGTGCTTTGCTAGAACTGAGAGATTCTGGAAATAACATAATGATGGATGACAGTTACATGGCTATTGATGGTGCTGATAACCCAGGAAGCATGAAATCAAGGGTTATTTGCTCATGGAGCTGGGAGCCGGATGCCGTGCGAGGACAACCGAGGCTGATCTTTTGCTTGGATGATGGAGAATTTCATATTCTGGAATTTAATTGGGATACAGAAGGATTGAAGGTATTGCCTGAGCGTGTCCATAGGGGTTTGCCTTGTAAACCTCTTTTATGGATGGACAGAGGAATGATAGCAGGGTTTGTAGAGATGGGAGATGGAATGATCCTTCATCTTGAACATGGTAGACTGGTGCATAGAAGTACAGTTCAGAATGTAGGaccaatattggatttagcaatTGCTGACTACCATGGTGAGAAGCAGGATCAGTTGTTTTCATGTTGTGGAATGTGCCCTGAGGGATCATTGCGTGTTATAAGGAATGGTGTCAATGTGGAGAAACTTCTGAGGACTGAACCTATTTATCAGGGTGTTACTGGTTTGTGGACATTGAGAATGAAGAAAACTGATACATATCACTCTTTTCTTGTATTGGCATTTGTTGAGGAAACAAGAATACTATCAGTTGGACTGAGTTTTAAGGACATCAGTGATGCTGTGGGATTTCAGACTGAGGTTTGCACTTTGGCATGTGGTTTAATAGCTGATGGTTTACTTGTGCAAATTCACAGCAAAGGCGTAAAGCTTTGTTTGCCTACATCATATGCTCACCCTGAGGGTGCCACCTTAACTTCTCCAGTTTGTGTTGACTGGTATCCTGATGTCACTATCAGTGTTGGTGCTGTTGGACATGATGTTGTTGCTGTTGCTACATCAAATCCTTGTTGCCTATATATTCTCAGGGTCAGACCATTATCTTCACTCCAGTACGAGTTGTATGAGACACAGCATGTCCAATTGCAATATGAAGTATCTTGCATATCCATTCCGGAGGAGGACTTGAGACTTAGAACGTCATCTTCTGCTTTTGGTGGTGATTTTAGGAAGAGAAAAGGGAATAATTCTGCTGCTGAAGTTGATGTTCGCATGTTTGCTGTCATTGGAACTCATAAACCTTCTGTGGAAGTCATCTCATTGGAACCTGATGAAGCATTTAGGCTGCTCTCTATTGGGTCTATATCAGTGAACAATGCGCTCGGTGCTCCAGTTAGTGGCTGTATACCCGAAAATGTTCGTTTTGTAGCATCTGAGAGGTTCTACATTCTCGCAGGTCTAAGAAATGGCATGCTACTCAGGTTTGAGTCAGGAACAAGCAAAGACCAGTATCTCCCTGGTTCCTTTTACAAGGAGTCTTTTGCACCTTCTCTTAATGCTCTCCTTCAGTTGGTTGCTATAAGGCACATTGGAATTACCCCTGTAGGCTTGGTACCATTGCATGATTCAGCTAATTCTGATATTATTGTTCTCAGCGATAGGTCTTGGCTGTTATATGCTAGTAGACACAGCTTGGCATATTCATCCATCTCATTTCTGCCTGCGTCCCATGTGACTCCAGTATCTTCTGTGGATTGCCCCAGCGGCCTGCTATTTGTTGCAGAGAACTGTTTACATTTG GTTGAAATGGTTCATGGCAAAAGATTAAATGCACAAAAGTTTTCAGTTGGAGGGACTCCAAGGAAAGTGCTATACCACAGCGATAGTAGAACACTGTTGGTTATGAGAACTGGTTTAACTGGTGCATCATGTTCTTCAGATATTGTCCAAATAGATCCTAATAATGGGATCTTGCTTTCCCGATTCAAGTGTGAACTTGGTGAAACTGCAAAATGCATCCAGATTGCGAAAATAGGAAGTGAGCAAGTGTTAATTGTTGGGACAAGTAAATCTACTGACCGGCCAATGATGCCAAATGGCGAAGCAGAAAG CAGTATCAAAGGACGCCTAATTGTTCTAAGTTTGGATACTCTTGGAAGTCCTCATGAGTGCAGTTCATTTATTCCGACTTCTAATTTGAGttcctcttctcatacgggctcATTCCCTGAAATTGTTGGATATGCAAATGAAGATTTCTCTAGCAACAGCATGTGCAGCAGTCCTGATGATATTTGCTACAATCAGATTCAATTTGAACAAATAGCAGGACACCTGAGATCACTGACTCATGTTACCTTCACTGGTGCAGTTCTTGCTGTATATCCATATCTAGATCGATATGTGTTGGCAGCAGCTGGTAATACG CTTTCTGTATTTGGTTTTGTGAATGAAAATCCTCATCGTATGAAGAAGTATGCCGTGAGTAGAACACGATTTACTATTACTTGTTTGAAGACATATGCATCACAGATTGCAGCGGGCGATTGTCGTGATGGTGTTCTCTTCTATTCTTATCATGAG AATCTTAGGAAGTTGGAACTTGTTTATGCTGATCCTGCTCAACGATTGGTGGGTGATGTTGTCCTGTTAGACTGTGAAACTGCTGTTGTGTCAGATCGTCGTGGTAGCATATCTGTATTATCCTGCCCTGGACTGGAAG TTTCTGAAAGTCCAGAAAAGAACTTAGCTGTACAATGTTCATTTTTTATGGGCGAAATAGCTATGAGCATCCAGAAG GCTGCATTTAAGTATCGGCTCCCTATTGGTGATGAGACAGACCCAGTGTTGGAATCAGCTTATAACTGCGTTGTGGCGAGTACTTTGCTGGGGAGTGTCTTTGTTATGATTCCTCTCACCAG TGAGGAGCATCAACTGTTGCAAGATGTCCAAGAAAGACTTTCACTTCACCCGTTGACTGCTCCAATCTTGGGAAATGACCATGCAGAGTTTCGTCGACGTGGTATCCCG TCAGGAGTGCCTTCAATTCTGGATGGTGACATGCTGGTGCAATTCTTAGAGCTCACCAGTGAGCAACAGCAAACTGTTCTTGATGATGGGTCTTCAGTAAAGGCACCACACAGGTCTATCTCCGTTTTCCAGGTCATGCGAATGTTGGAGCGGGTCCACTATGCGCTGAACTGA